agaatgaacaagaattggatggaattagaaaagaaagcccaggacagagtgggttggagaatgctggtcggcggcctatgctccactaagagtaacaggcgtaagtatatatatatatatatatatatatatatatatatatatatatatcagatcaACTTTGGAGCCGTATACCGTCAAAGATCTCCAACTATAGATTACAATTATCCTGTATATCCCAAATATGGGTTTGAAATCGTTCAACCCAGTAATTGATGACTTCATAAGTTTATCGTATGTTTTAGTTTAATTTTCtctttatataaacaaattatgTTTCTTAAAAAATACGATAAGTAAACTTCTCATTGTTCAACATTGCTTGACAACTAGAAAAAGAATAAGTTGAAGATGATATACCCAGATAATCTGAAACCATTGGAGATATCTTagcaacaaaaaaacaaaaaaaaacacgaaAATTGGTATGAAATTCACATGAACAATCTCTAGTATCTACTTGATTCTTCTGCTAACCTTGATTGATTGAAAATGAACGAATCGATATAATCCAATATGAACTTGTACGAAGTATCTAATTCTCAAGATTCTATCCTGATAACATATTAATTAAAACATGTACTTTTCGAATATTGGTTCACCGGGGTGCTTGTTAACTGTGTGATTGCGTCACAGGATtaagctgtactattcagattgtagcgttaaagcttATATAGTGTCCGGTTCTCCTATGAAGCGGGATTGAGTTGTACTGCTTGGGTTATAAAGTTTAATAAGCCtagatggtgtctggttctcttgGAAACGGGATTGAGCCATATTATTTGGGCTATAAATTTTAAGCCTAAGTGGTGTCTGACTCAATCCCGGGATTGAGATGTACTGCTCAGATTATCATGTGAAAGTCTGaatctcctgaaaaccaatgtaaaattaccctggcccataAGGACATATTATATAACTAACTGCtttttaaatataaagaaaCCAACTTTGTTTCTAGGaatctttcaaattaatttgaaatattctatTCTTATTCCAAATATGATAATTAACATGGCTAACTTCATTAACTGGATTCTTGAAAGGAAGGaagtttctttattttttcaaaTCATTAGGAGAAATTTAAGGAATTGTTGTTGTACAGGTTAACATAAACTAAAAGAGAAATAATCTGTGGTATGTAAAACGATCATAAAGAATTTATAGAGGTAACAGATGTGTGAATTTAAACAGTTTATTATCTTAAAAGACTTTAAAAGAGTTTATTATCTAAGAGATAAATTCATTCAgcttatacatatatatgttgaTAGTTGTGTAAACATGATAGGAATTTTAACTGAAAAACCAGTGAAAATAATGTTAGTCGGACATGTTCAAGACCCCACAGTCGGGGATCGAACACAAGATCTTCGGTCTCGCTCAAAAACGCCTAATCACTAGACTATTTAGCTGTGTAGTGCcagttactatgttaaacccatataacttattctaccttctggacaggccaatttacccattcttcttgagttacGTTTTGACTTTGGTTCAGCGTTCGCGATCGACAGGTTCTAGGTTCGGATCTCGTGAGAGGGATCGTTGGTATGTACTGCtaaagtctcacaataggacgaagcggccgtccaatgcttacaggttttcaatggtggtctagcttcaatcgactcatgaactcaatcattgaaattactataatatccacaaaaacccgtTCTGATATAAAATCATCCACTTATCAACTGTGACtttatatatgagcgtatgtgtgtgtgtacatcttatcctactcatcacatatctgtagcttattttttctttgactataaatattgattaacacttggttaaatcgagttggctcacatgtcTTCTCCACCGCGCATCATTTTATTTCGCTTCGTTCCTTCGCTCGTTTGTTTGAATTAAAGATTGTACAAAATACACGTATTCGAAATcctttctcgtatttgacttattttaattccgttattcattaacgcggattaagtcgataattatataccaGGATAGCCAGGGTATATATTTGGACATGTATAGCCCAATAACAATCATACATACGACCTAATCGGAGTAAGATAAGGGGCATTTAAAGCCGATATACAATGATGTGCATGTTTAACCTTTATGCATGTGTCAGAACTCCATGTAACTATTCATAACCTTACTTAAACCCGAAAATTTTGCTCAACCTAATTAAACAAACCCTAAAACTCTACAAAAATCAAAATGAACGTAGGATAGCCaaaattaaatgtaataaaaagaATTACAGATGTTTTTTATATTGAAGGCTGAATTCCTGCTTCAACATGCATTTAACCGAGCCCCATACTTTGTAGATCTGTAAAtacttaataaataaactaatgttAACCAGTTACTGTGTATCGATTTCGCATATATGGCTTTCAATCATATTTATTGCATGTGTCTGAGGGGCAGAGATAGTAATTTGATGCCCAGGTCAGAGCAATTGAGTGTATCAATCACCTCACTTATCTCCAGAGTCTGATCAGCTGTAGTGAACTGAGTCCCGACAACATCCCGGAATAGGTTAGAAAAAATTATGTTAGCTTTTGACGACTTGTGTCACCTGAGGCGTAGCCAAGATGTACATTTTTCAATGAAGAGGTAAGTACATTGTGCAGAAGTTAACTATTTTAGTCTGTTCCTATGAAAACTACCCTTTAAAAGTAGTAGACATTCGTAGGCTACAAGTATTTGACTGTACATGTCGCCGGAGCATTACTCGCATATTTTAGGACACCTGAGTGAATGGTGTTTAGGTTATATCCAGGGTGTCAGACACAGATAGAAAACTGGTTGATGAAAATGTGAGTCTTTATTGACTGAGACGGTTCCGACGTCTCAAGTATGCTTCGTCACCAGCTACCTTGACGTACAATGTTATCTGAGGTAGtatagattggaagaaagctaggagtgGTCATGCCAAAACGTGTAATCAGTCTATGGAGCCATCAACTGTTGGTATGAGGCAACTTGGTAGATGGAGATTAACGTTTACGAGATTAACATGACGAATGGTTGGAGATATTAAGTGACATAGTTCAGAACCAGTCGGAATGTCATACATCAATTTATTCTCTATGTAACCGTAGGTCTACAGTTTGAAAGTTACTTGATGCGTTTCACTCTACAAATTAACTCTTTACTTGaaaatcatattttttaatgCGTAGTCACTTTTTAATACTACTTCGGTATTCAACGTAACAATTACATCCCACTGTGAAGCGATATGATGTAAAAGTATGGACTAATGTAGCTACGTTCCAGTTTCTACATCTGACTGATGCTTAAATCATAGCACAGTGAGTCTCGAACCTTTGACCAACTGATTGAAAGCCGAACTAAGCAACTAAACAGTGCCAATCTAATCTTATTATCGTATAACACAGAGTATAAAATTCAAAATGCAACATATGAACagtaaatacaaatgaatacaTACATAACTTATCATAGATATACATGGCCAAAGAACATAAGTGATCATGAAAGTACAATAGTGGAAAGATTTTCAAATATACAATGTTCTGCTTTTTGACCAAGTGTACTTTGTGTGATTACATTGACATGATTCCATAAAGGAGCAAATTCATGCGGTAAACTAATACTAACAAATACAGGACAATGAAaacgtttagatattttacaTGATAAATTTTCTTCATATTCACTAAATGGATTTCGTGAAGCACCAGTTACTGAATAGATTGTAGCACTATGTTGATCAAATGTTGATATTTGTGAAGGCAAACATACAGATAAACCTATATAGAGAATAATTATTAAGATATATCAATAAAGAGAATTTATGATTTACCGGACAATTTGCTCTCTTCATTACCTAACCAAACGAACAGACAACCATTtaattgtaaaaataataatttcaattgaatattatattcttTTAACTCACATATTATTTGACGAGAATCGAATGGTAATAGCTCATTGAACTAGTTAACATTAATCAAGAACCTACCTTATTAGTCATGATACCAAGGTAAATAATACGTTTGTTTTAAATAGACCTTCTTGAGTATTATAAATACAAACTTTGAACCATAAACAGATAACTCTAAAATGAATTTAGTTATAGAGAAATTTGATTGTGCTTagtatatacataaattaaaagTTCGTGTCTGCTTTTTTAAACGTACAATGgtactataagcaaagatgaatagtggttagcagtgaaatccaggacgcgcgcttcgtcctatttaggattcgtcagctggatgtacatgcacctcagagttgatgttcactctgagactcgaacctagtaccattcggttcaaacgccatcgcgttatccactcagctaatGAGTCCAATGgtactttaatatttaaatCGATTCAATAGAATTCTGTTTAGTTTTCTtgaggggccacacccggagctttcgacttgaaggtctgattcacaaggcagtggagcaacatcaggagatgcagtcccatgatagtcggtgaccaacgattggttcatattccattcgttccctcaggatactggagcccatgtgcaccattgctttcgaatcagggttttccaactccccctagatggactctccatgtccaccaacccggttaaaacgccggacattcgcttttcgtcctttcaatttcgtaaacaacacccccgccatgagaaggcaatgagtaggacttccctggcagaggctatatacgcgtggccatgtgagagcatttcgagaaggagagcgaactctccccactctcggccgtaccagggcatttgggggcctttTTAGTATATTTACACTTCAAAAAGTTTACTCTGATGAATATGTTGACCCAAACTAGTTTCTTGGTTTCTTTTTTAGCACACGATTAACATAATGTTAATTTTTTGTGTGCATTTGTGATAATTTTGTTTGCCTGGTATTAAATATGTTAGCAATGAAATGCTAACAATTGTGGTTTAGTTAGTGAAGCAACAGTTATGTTAGACTATTACAATAAAAAAACTATTGTCACTAGAGAGCCAATATTCGACTGAAGTTTAAGCTATCCATCTAATTGAACGAAGGAGTTCCTTAATGATCAATAGTAAATTTGAACTTGGTTTTTCTAGAAACCAGTACAcagtgaaatataaaaaaaccaCGATATCACATCCAGtgttgtttatttcattcaaatgagTCTTTCATGGTATCACGTCTTTTATTTTACCTTGAGAGGATGATATAATGGTGAAAAGCAAAGGAGAATGATTTAACCATTTTTTGGTTGATCTCAGCACTTTACTCGGCATTTCTGAGATACAACCAccaaatacataatttattctGTCTTCATACATATCGTACAGGCAGTGACAACAATTACATTAATGGCGGAACATTTCGGACCCCTATTCCTATTCACAGGGATTTAAACAATAACAAGCGATGATTTTAAGATCATAACCCACTGTGGTTTGTTTGTACTGACTTTAGAGCAAAATAGACATCAAAAATGACAGTTTTACCTCACACAACATTTGTTGTGTTGCAAACTTTAGCTGTCTGCATGATGCATGTACATGTCTATAAAAACGTATCAATAAAGACCCACGGTAATTATCCATACCTGGTAACGTTTGTGCTAGAGAAATTCCCCAATCAACCAtcaaaggggaaataaaggcgaacaaaaGGGAAAATGCATTGAAAAATACAAGAGAAATAAAGGGAAAACGCGCTAAAGTATCAGGCTTTCCGTATACTAGACGTCGTATCGGTATGGAAAGCTTCGGAACGTAGGTTGTTCCTTCTATAATTAGGCCCAGTTATTCTGCAGAAAACACTGCCACAACCTATGTATCTTAATTTCAAGCGTTTAGCGTTATCCGTTTATCTGCCTGCACATCCTAAATTACATAATACCGTTGTAGAATCCGTCAGAATGAATTTAGGGAACTTTCTTAAAGAATACGAATGGTGTTATGGGTCTGTTCATTTGTTACAGCAACTTCCTGACGGTGTTCATGCATATGGACCTTTAGATAGTTTTTCAGCCTTTCTATTCGAGTCTTATATGAGACAAAAAATCTGTGCATAGCGGGTATGCTGTTGCAAAGCAAGCAGCTCAGTGTTATGCGGAGAAAATGTCCTTCTGCAATAGGCTTCAAGTTAGCAGTTTAACTAATACTACCCCAATAGCCGCTAACGAGGACTCAAATAAACAAGTAATCATGTTTAAGAATagtaaaataacttcatttaagCCTGATAATGTTGTAGTAGTAAACGGAAAGCCTGGTTTAGTCACTGATATAGGGGAGAACGGACTACTAAAATTTAGGTCTTTCACTAACCCACGCAATTACTTCGAAAATCCTTTCCCATCCAGTAATATAGGAATATTTATGTGCGTCGTAGTTAGCCATGAACACACATGGGAAGCGGTTAAGGACATTGACTGCAAATGTATAGTCATTAATTGTATCCATTATTTAGTTATTGTTCCATAATTTTATGTGAATGTATAATAAACCATTTCATTACCTCTTGTGTTATGCTTAGCCCGCTAACAAAAAATACGTCATTGTCGACGTACCTAGCACGGAACAACTCATGATAGCAGTGGATTGTTGGCAAAGAACTTTGCCTTTAACCAGCGGAGCTTGTCGACATCCAGCTGCAAATCTGCAGCCGACCAGATGACAATTGGTCAGTTCTGAAATGTAAGCCATTCACGAATTCGGTGAGTAACAAATATAGAAACTATAATTTACTATAGATGATCTGCAAAGGACATGTCAGTTTCCTTCCAAATACTGGGTCTTTACCGTAAAATCAGTTCAATGGAAGAAAAAACCTTGCCAATGAACACTGAGAAGCCCAAGAGGTCAGTACAATTAACTTGCCAACATTTCGTAGAAGTGAACTGAAGCGTAAAGAAGGGTTTCCTTACAATTCAGTAAACATGGATGTGGCCGAGATGCAGGCTGGAAATAGCCACGTACAATATCCAAAATTTCGGTTGTTTGACAGCGTCACCTCGCCGATTTCCAAGTacgtttcattattatttagatgTTAATTAAGTAGTTCGACACAGTTAGATACATCACCGTCAACATCAGAATCTAAGCGTGTAGGCAGTGCTTTAGCGGCCGAGTAAGTTACCTGTACGATCAAGTGAAGCTTTTCAGATTTGATAGGTTGCATACAGTGCTGCAGAAGATGTCGTCAGCTATTACTGACTTAAATGCAAATATGAAGCTGCTACTATCGAAGTTCAGTGACCGAACATCCGTATCAATTCGATTGCGGACTATCAAGTCAGCAGTTCCCTttgtcatctgaagaggaactgCAGATGTTGGACACTGGTTTGCAGCAGAAAGAAACCAGGGACAGATTTATAAGTCAAaaacattaattttataatttgttcATATTACAGATGGCCATGTTAACGAGGTTAATGGATAATGATCCTAAAACCTCAATGCGATATGTTTTGTCGTACCTCATGACACCTGAGGTTGCCAGTAATTTCACGCTACCTGGCACTTCGTCAAAACGAGCATACGAAGTAACCTATATCTATTATTTAAACTTTAGGTGCATTAACCAATTGCTTTTTGTCATCATCTGTCAACGAAAAAAACCTTGCGGAACTGTACGATATCGCGACACAAGGTTATTTTCACGTTGTCAGAGACAAATTAATAAAGCGTAATAGAAGGAAACAAGGACAGGCATGTaataatttaaagtgataactCCCCTACTGCTCTGTAGGTACAGTCGACAGTGTTAACGAACATAAGTGAAGCTTCAAGTAGCTAGCTGTGCCAAAGCATGTCACTCAGATATCGTAACTTCAATTTTTATACTCCAGAATTCACAAGAAGATCAATTTGATTTTCAGTAGCCGGACAGGCGTGGCTAGAAGAAATA
This DNA window, taken from Schistosoma haematobium chromosome 7, whole genome shotgun sequence, encodes the following:
- the CNN3_3 gene encoding Calponin-3, variant 3, which produces MTNKLLPFDSRQIICELKEYNIQLKLLFLQLNGCLFVWLGNEESKLSGLSVCLPSQISTFDQHSATIYSVTGASRNPFSEYEENLSCKISKRFHCPVFVSISLPHEFAPLWNHVNVITQSTLGQKAEHCIFENLSTIVLS
- the CNN3_3 gene encoding Calponin-3, variant 5, whose product is MTNKLLPFDSRQIICELKEYNIQLKLLFLQLNGCLFVWLGNEESKLSGLSVCLPSQISTFDQHSATIYSVTGASRNPFSEYEENLSLLVYRMNLLLYGIMSM
- the CNN3_3 gene encoding Calponin-3, variant 4, producing MTNKLLPFDSRQIICNEESKLSGLSVCLPSQISTFDQHSATIYSVTGASRNPFSEYEENLSCKISKRFHCPVFVSISLPHEFAPLWNHVNVITQSTLGQKAEHCIFENLSTIVLS